One genomic region from Cryptococcus neoformans var. grubii H99 chromosome 10, complete sequence encodes:
- a CDS encoding extracellular elastinolytic metalloproteinase, which produces MRSSALIALLPFLATLTAARPHHREDKHSASRTRKSLSFGPAHSHASFEVLDDAVHVFEPRGLIDEPIDVKRVAQTFLGSQLGAQEGEGFYIREDSYTDARTGVTHIFARQLLNGLEVSDGDINLNIDRDGRIMSWGNSFHPGSVPSLSDIHSSSSGETEKVCTTLHQHLDEHKAHLAELKGETGIWGLVKSAAQVVLGSSLPLGEVDHHEIKETHKSMRHIENHLRAMCDQPAVSTQSMLSPVEALVSLLPRLSPIDDLEDISPFDLTSTPHHTLKPKPAFAEPPTEVISGAALSKAGVVSDVSARLMYTQVSEGAPRLVWKYEVEMKDSWYEAYVDVLSGELIRVVDWASDFDIDELRDKIEMMKGGKQKPLPIPPKKIQPYSYQVFPWGINDPVSGNLSVVTEPWDTVASPLGWHSFPTSANPWDVTIPGETTNHNYTVFNTTAGNNVYAHENWEGRNNFLLNYRPTNDSHIFVYEYGEPEGLAPKEYVDMVVTQLFYTANMYHDLLYRLGFDELSGNFQAYNFRLGGKGGDPVVCNAQDGSGYNNANFLTPPDGQAPRMRMYIWDTATPYRDGDLEAGIVIHEYSHGLSTRLTGGPANSGCLGYGEAGGMGEGWGDAIATLIRQVEEHKNFENGTDVFSMGAWAANSNRGIRNYKYSTNFTINPSTYKTLDKPGYWGVHAIGEVWAEFLFVLSQRLVEKYGFGPTLFPPTDTSKHNDYYTRTSEESVDAAGRPLPLVPKYGNALAIQLIVDAMKLQPCRPSFFDARNAIIQADQILTGGENACLIWQAFAERGLGEDAAVVGQTPWGGGVRSDGFKVPKKVCESKKA; this is translated from the exons ATGCGCTCCTCCGCGCTCatcgctcttcttcctttccttgccacccTGACTGCTGCTCGTCCCCATCATCGTGAGGATAAGCATAGTGCATCTAGGACTCGCAAGTCATTATCCTTTGGACCTGCTCATTCTCATGCCTCCTTCGAGGTTCTTGATGATGCTGTTCACGTCTTCGAGCCACGTGGACTCATAGACGAGCCTATCGATGTCAAACGAGTGGCTCAGACTTTCCTCGGATCTCAGTTGGGTGCCcaggagggcgagggaTTCTACATTCGAGAAGAC AGCTATACCGATGCCCGAACCGGCGTGACCCATATTTTCGCTCGTCAACTCCTCAATGGCCTTGAAGTATCCGATGGCGacatcaacctcaacaTTGACCGTGATGGTCGAATCATGTCATGGGGTAATTCTTTCCACCCCGGATCAGTCCCTAGCCTTTCCGAcatccattcttcctcttcgggCGAAACTGAAAAGGTTTGCACGACCCTTCACCAACATCTTGACGAGCACAAGGCCCACTTGGCTGAGCTGAAAGGTGAGACCGGTATCTGGGGACTTGTCAAGTCTGCAGCACAAGTTGTTCTCGGTTCTTCCTTGCCTCTGGGTGAGGTTGACCACCACGAGATCAAGGAGACTCACAAGTCCATGAGGCATATTGAAAACCACCTGCGTGCCATGTGCGACCAGCCGGCTGTCAGCACCCAATCTATGCTCTCGCCGGTGGAGGCCCTtgtttctcttcttccccgtcTCTCTCCCATTGATGATCTCGAGGACATTTCACCGTTTGACTTAACCTCTACACCCCACCACACTCTCAAGCCCAAGCCCGCCTTTGCTGAACCTCCTACTGAGGTCATTTCTGGCGCTGCACTTTCCAAGGCTGGCGTTGTATCTGATGTCTCTGCGCGACTCATGTACACACAGGTCTCTGAGGGTGCTCCTCGCCTTGTCTGGAAATATGAGGTTGAGATGAAGGACAGTTGGTACGAGGCTTACGTGGATGTCCTCTCAGGCGAGCTCATTCGGGTGGTAGACTGGGCGAGTGACTTTGACATTGATGAACTCAGGGATAAAattgagatgatgaagggcGGCAAGCAGAAACCTTTGCCCATTCCCCCGAAGAAGATTCAGCCCTACTCTTACCAAGTCTTCCCTTGGG GTATCAATGACCCTGTTTCCGGCAACTTGTCTGTGGTGACAGAGCCTTGGGACACAGTTGCCTCTCCTCTTGGGTGGCACTCGTTCCCTACTTCCGCTAACCCCTGGGATGTCACCATTCCTGGTGAGACTACGAATCACAACTACACCGTTTTCAATACTACTGCTGGTAATAACGTTTATGCGCACGAAAACTGGGAAGGCCGCAATAACTTCTTGCTCAACTACCGACCTACCAATGATTCTCACATCTTTGTGTACGAATATGGAGAGCCGGAAGGCCTCGCTCCGAAGGAGTATGTCGACATGGTTGTCACTCAGCTCTTCTACACGGCGAATATGTACCACGATCTTCTCTACCGTCTCGGCTTCGATGAGTTATCCGGTAACTTCCAGGCTTACAATTTCAGGCTTGGTGGCAAGGGTGGCGACCCTGTCGTTTGTAATGCTCAGGATGGAAGTGGTTACAATAATGCCAACTTTTTGACTCCTCCGGATGGCCAGGCTCCTaggatgaggatgtacATTTGGGACACAGCTACTCCTTATCGGGATGGTGACCTCGAGGCTGGTATTGTCATTCACGAGTACAG CCACGGTCTCTCAACTCGTCTGACTGGTGGTCCAGCCAACTCTGGGTGTCTCGGATACGGTGAAGCCGGCGGTATGGGTGAGGGATGGGGCGATGCTATTGCCACCCTTATCAGGCAGGTTGAGGAGCATAAGAACTTCGA AAACGGCACCGACGTTTTCTCTATGGGCGCCTGGGCTGCCAACAGTAACCGAGGTATTAGGAATTACAAGTACTCTACCAATTTCACGATTAATCCCTCTACTTACAAGACCTTAGACAAGCCTG GTTACTGGGGGGTCCACGCCATTGGTGAGGTATGGGCCGagttcctcttcgtcttgtCTCAGCGCCTCGTTGAAAAGTACGGTTTTGGGCCCactcttttccctcctACCGATACTTCGAAGCACAACGACTACTACACCAGGACTTCCGAAGAGTCGGTTGATGCCGCTGGTCGaccccttcctcttgtcCCGAAATACGGTAATGCTCTTGCCATTCAGCTCATCGTTGACGCCATGAAGCTTCAGCCCTGCAGGCCATCATTCTTCGATGCCCGTAATGCGATCATTCAGGCCGACCAAATCTTGACTGGCGGTGAGAATGCTTGTTTGATCTGGCAGGCCTTTGCCGAACGTGGTTTGGGTGAGGATGCGGCCGTTGTTGGCCAGACGCCCTGGGGTGGTGGTGTTAGGAGCGACGGTTTCAAGGTCCCCAAGAAGGTCTGCGAGTCCAAAAAGGCTTGA
- a CDS encoding DNA repair protein RAD5 codes for MASINGTSSSPVASTANGAHTSNGTSMQPPSLRSQASIDLTGDDSSGEEVVETPKLGGSSIIPSPKASGSLSSSAQNARAPQDESPSVSLYAPSSSRLPFAIDQRPLAFNNDGIAYAGSGTQSPSASASFGTMPAGPNLAGFSQYKTQPSASGWTSGGSSSNHVNGNDSTSAFYANGTDASSAIDLTSRNVPSPPSVDEKKPLCIGSLRSNALMLYPCPAVVVGAQPPPGSKERYDLVMYRGVEFLKVKLKYRSAGTLARKDDSTSVLQRDTIQVLTPSLTTYVGDLDSRVAVHLANLMSRGLCRLEGFVPRLHPDAPQFQVRVDVLVFTLPSNVQYIANFLTGYNLFLLDPIPPYDPSRHSDHPPYHNGHGSGEAAMQLLAYAQRRAMGASGNAGSEFVFSDKEREKATQVEVQRKQVDEVFKSLDNGTELEQSDPGPLIKTDLFPHQRKALTFFLTREQDSSCLKQCKKAAKKALRKKRGHTADAEAEEEKTKGKEKKKDEEDGGNSLWEPVKDDRGKVRSWKNKITGEDFRGKKGKPTESKGALLADDMGLGKTLSVVSLIAATRSSAREYARAKLESIISTNETSDEESDIKAGDFKTRIFGMPSIDEQIAADTANKKRKRDDDLFKNLSARRSRITARSKATLLITPMSTIANWEDQIKEHWNGPVEIVGGASGVMPPKKIERKWKPPKGKGQESSEDDDLENFDLLRVYIYHGPSRRPDPKFISEFDVVITSYNTLANEFSKQNGAYDTETNTPGETANNSGDEGAESKKILDSEIKPAEIAALMKSGKKGKGKARTGDQTSPLQAIDWFRVVLDEAHYIKTASTVASQAACYLEADRRIALSGTPIQNKIEDVWALFKFLRISPVDDKDVFTSYVSSPCKYGEQIGIARLQLVMRCCTLRRTKESTHEDGSKILNLPPRSERQMWLTLRDDERKIYDERANKAKDKFGELKANNEVSKMYVNMLQEVLRLRQICNHVDLAMEGPVEEDYDGTIMDYEVAVQGIERNGLTQPRAVAVVCSMKEGEGATCTSCGLDFGDWFPWVGLGGVEEEKEKPKVKKMPTKPLLTKCLHLYCLVCFKAQIYPEYSKRMKGTLARSCHCCNTMIRLPSDVIEVIPPDSADASEQAVAEQAPPKRAARKKYIRPPGEKLNLSTKMQFLHDELLRFSKKNPHSAHYDPFSLEGDDVEEMDAEGKPVVTKSIVFSQWTTMLDRIADMLDETNIRYARLDGTMTRDERSKAIDALKFKKNVEVLLVSTRAGGVGLNLTVASRCYLVDPYWNPSVESQAIDRIHRMGQTRPVVAIKLMIKDSIEEKLDKIQKKKAELAQLSLKNMSRKELMAQKSEELASLFN; via the exons ATGGCGTCCATCAATGGgacatcctcatcgcccGTCGCGTCGACTGCCAATGGAGCTCACACTTCGAACGGCACATCAATGCAACCGCCCTCTCTACGAAGCCAGGCCTCAATAGACCTTACTGGAGATGATTCaagtggagaagaagtcgtAGAAACACCTAAGCTTGGAGGATCATCCATCATACCATCGCCCAAAGCCTCAGGTTCTCTGTCCTCGTCGGCCCAAAACGCACGAGCCCCTCAAGACGAGTCCCCTTCTGTCAGTTTGTACGCTCCGTCCTCGAGCAGATTACCTTTCGCGATAGACCAACGACCTTTAGCATTCAACAATGATGGAATTGCGTACGCAGGGTCCGGTACGCAATCTCCATCTGCTTCTGCGTCGTTTGGAACCATGCCGGCTGGTCCAAATCTGGCTGGCTTCAGTCAGTACAAAACGCAGCCTTCTGCGTCGGGATGGACATCTGGAGGGTCTTCATCAAATCATGTAAATGGCAACGATAGCACCAGTGCCTTTTATGCCAATGGCACAGACGCTTCTTCTGCTATCGACTTGACCAGTCGAAACGTACCATCTCCGCCGTCCGTAGACGAAAAGAAGCCTCTTTGTATCGGATCGCTCAGATCTAATGCCTTGATGCTGTATCCCTGTCCTGCAGTTGTGGTTGGGGCacaacctcctcctggGAGTAAGGAGAGATACGATCTGGTGATGTATCGAGGTGTTGAGTTCCTAAAGGTCAAGCTTAAG TACCGTTCTGCAGGGACTCTTGCCAGGAAGGATGATTCGACGTCTGTCCTACAGCGCGATACCATCCAGGTCCTAACTC CCTCTCTAACCACTTATGTTGGGGACCTCGACTCACGAGTCGCTGTGCACCTTGCTAACCTCATGTCCCGAGGTCTTTGTAGGTTGGAAGGATTTGtgcctcgtcttcatccagACGCT CCCCAGTTCCAAGTCCGAGTTGATGTTCTTGTTTTCACACTCCCTTCTAACGTTCAATATATCGCCAATTTCCTCACAGGCTACaacctctttctccttgaTCCTATACCTCCTTACGACCCTTCTCGACATTCCGACCACCCGCCATACCACAACGGCCATGGAAGTGGTGAAGCAGCGATGCAGCTTCTAGCGTATGCTCAAAGACGAGCCATGGGAGCATCAGGCAATGCGGGATCGGAATTTGTCTTCTCAGACAAGGAACGAGAGAAGGCTACGCAAGTCGAAGTGCAGAGAAAACAGGTTGATGAAGTTTTCAAAAGCTTAGATAACGGGACAGAATTGGAACAGAGTGATCCTG GCCCCTTAATTAAAACTGATCTTTTCCCTCATCAACGTAAAGCATTAACATTCTTCCTTACTCGAGAACAAGACTCTTCCTGCTTGAAACAGTGCAAAAAGGCCGCCAAGAAAGCAttaaggaagaagagaggtcACACAGCGGATGCGGAAgccgaggaggaaaagacaaaagggaaggaaaagaagaaggatgaggaggacggAGGAAATTCTTTGTGGGAGCCGGTCAAAGATGACAGGGGCAAGGTCAGGTCCTGGAAGAATAAGATCACAGGTGAAGATTTTAGaggcaagaagggaaaaCCTACGGAGAGCAAGGGAGCTCTGTTAGCTGATGAT ATGGGTCTTGGTAAGACTCTATCCGTCGTGTCTCTCATAGCTGCTACTCGGAGCTCTGCTAGAGAATACGCTAGGGCCAAACTCGAGTCAATAATTTCTACGAACGAGACTAGCGACGAAGAATCTGACATCAAGGCCGGTGATTTCAAGACCAGAATCTTTGGGATGCCGTCAATCGATGAGCAAATTGCTGCGGATACTGCCAACAAGAAGCGCAAACGGGATGATGATCTCTTCAAAAACCTCTCCGCTCGTCGCTCTCGCATCACGGCGCGTTCCAAAGCTACTTTGCTCATTACTCCCATGTCGACTATCGCGAACTGGGAGGATCAAATCAAAGAACATTGGAATGGACCTGTAGAGATTGTCGGTGGAGCGTCGGGAGTGATGCCGCCTAAAAAGATTGAACGAAAGTGGAAGCCTCCTAAGGGTAAAGGGCAAGAATCGTCAGAGGACGATGATCTCGAAAACTTCGATCTGCTCCGAGTTTACATTTATCATGGTCCATCTCGGCGTCCTGATCCCAAGTTTATCTCTGAATTTGATGTCGTAATTACTTCGTACAACACTCTTGCTAACGAGTTCTCCAAGCAAAATGGCGCTTATGATACCGAAACCAACACTCCTGGAGAAACAGCAAATAAcagtggagatgaaggagctgAAAGTAAGAAGATCCTTGATTCAGAGATCAAGCCTGCGGAGATCGCTGcgttgatgaagagtggcaaaaaaggaaaggggaaaGCCAGGACGGGCGATCAGACCAGCCCTTTACAGGCTATTGACTGGTTCAGGGTCGTTCTTGATGAAGCTCA TTATATCAAAACAGCGTCTACTGTCGCTTCTCAGGCTGCCTGTTATCTTGAAGCCGATCGTCGTATAGCCCTTTCGGGTACTCCTATCCAAAACaagattgaagatgtcTGGGCGCTTTTCAAGTTTTTACGCATTAGTCCTGTGGACGACAAGGATGTCTTCACATCATACGTTTCCTCTCCCTGCAAGTATGGCGAGCAGATCGGTATAGCAAGGTTACAGCTCGTTATGCGCTGCTGTACTCTTCGTAGAACAAAGGAGTCCACTCATGAAGATGGCTCCAAGATCCTCAACTTGCCCCCTCGAAGCGAACGACAAATGTGGCTCACCCTGCGAGACGACGAACGCAAGATCTACGATGAACGCGCGAACAAAGCCAAAGACAAGTTCGGTGAACTCAAAGCGAACAACGAAGTTAGCAAGATGTACGTCAATATGCTTCAAGAAGTTCTTCGTTTGCGACAGATTTGCAATCATGTTGATCTTGCTATGGAGGGGCCAGTGGAGGAAGACTATGATGGTACAATTATGGACTACGAAGTGGCTGTACAAGGTATTGAGCGAAATGGTCTTACCCAACCAAGGGCTGTAGCTGTGGTGTGCTCaatgaaggaaggagagggtgCCACATGCACTTCTTGTGGGCTCGACTTTGGAGACTGGTTCCCTTGGGTGGGTCTGGGTGGTgtcgaagaggaaaaagagaagccCAAGGTAAAAAAAATGCCCACGAAGCCTCTTTTGACAAAGTGTCTTCATCTCTATT GTCTAGTATGCTTCAAGGCACAGATCTACCCGGAATATTCAAAGCGCATGAAAGGCACTCTTGCACGATCGTGTCACTGCTGCAACACAATGATCCGTCTACCGAGCGACGTCATTGAAGTTATCCCTCCAGACTCTGCAGATGCTTCCGAGCAAGCTGTGGCGGAGCAAGCTCCTCCCAAACGGGCAGCTCGCAAGAAGTACATAAGGCCTCCCGGAGAGAAACTTAATTTGTCGACCAAAATGCAATTCTTACATGACGAATTGCTGCGATTCTCGAAGAAGAACCCACACTCGGCTCATTACGATCCGTTCTCATTGGAAGGAGACGATGTGGAAGAAATGGACGCTGAAGGCAAGCCTGTTGTAACCAAAAGCATCGTTTT CTCTCAATGGACCACTATGCTTGATCG GATTGCTGACATGCTTGACGAGACCAACATCCGATACGCTCGATTAGACGGTACTATGACTCGAGACGAACGTTCAAAAGCTATCGATGCCCTTAAGTTCAAAAAAAACGTCGAGGTCCTACTAGTGTCCACGAGAGCTGGTGGTGTCGGATTGAATTTGACCGTCGCATCCAGATGTTACCTTGTGGATCCCTACTGGAATCCATCGGTCGAATCCCAGGCGATTGATCGCATTCATCGAATGGGCCAGACACGGCCGGTTGTTGCTATCAAGCTGATGATTAAGGATTCTATCGAGGAGAAACTCGACAAAatacagaagaagaaggcagagtTGGCCCAGCTTTCTTTGAAAAATATGAGCAGGAAAGAGCTCATGGCGCAGAAG TCGGAGGAACTTGCCAGTTTGTTTAATTGA
- a CDS encoding cytochrome c oxidase assembly protein COX19 — protein MSFGRPGFSDVFKPSPPARGSFPLDHDGECKTFMISYLKCMKENANDNGKCRLFSKQYLECRMDKGLMARDDMANLGLGDVVDPSVPPPASMQTTSVSPSNPPHVPQPPPSEHRI, from the exons ATGTCATTCGGAAGACCAGGTTTTTCAGATGTCTTCAAGCCTAGTCCCCCTGCTCGAGGCTCCTTCCCCTTAGATCATGACG GCGAATGCAAAACCTTCATGATTTCATATCTCAAATGTATGAAGGAGAATGCCAATGACAATGGCAAATGCAGGTTATTCTCCAAACAATATCTTGAGTGCAGGATGGATAA GGGTCTTATGGCTCGAGACGACATGGCAAACCTTGGTTTGGGAGATGTTGTGGATCCGTCTGTGCCCCCTCCTGCTTCAATGCAAACCACCTCTGTGTCCCCCTCCAATCCGCCCCATgtccctcaacctcctccctccGAACATCGCATATAA
- a CDS encoding mitochondrial ornithine carrier protein, producing the protein MAEEVQTNAMEDVLFGSAAGMVAKLFEHPFDLVKVRLQSQPTDRALKFTGPADCFKQTYAKEGWRGLYRGISAPIVGAACENATLFLAYNKCKEGIYLLRPDGKGKDKEFNMKETALAAAGAGFIASFILTPIELIKCRMQVQMLAREGAFGAASVAVPAPGIHPFATTPNPSVPHVAPQLRAAAPLGPIALIIDTVRQSGIRGLWLGQTGTLLRETGGSAAWFGSYEWAARWFMSRHQITIGRERKATKADLAAVELMAAGALAGVSYNVVLFPADSVKSSMQTSAELNPDKPPPGFWPTAKKIWRSRGIRGMYAGCGLTVLRSAPSSAMIFYIYTRLESEFGGFLNQYIA; encoded by the exons ATGGCGGAAGAAGTCCAGACAAACGCTATGGAGGATGTCCTTTTTGGCAGT GCTGCCGGTATGGTTGCAAAGCTTTTTGAGCACCCTTTCGACTTGG TAAAAGTCCGACTTCAATCTCAGCCCACGGACCGAGCGCTCAAGTTTACCGGCCCAGCGGACTGTTTCAAGCAGACATACgcaaaagaaggatggagggGTCTCTATAGG GGTATCTCCGCGCCCATAGTGGGAGCTGCTTGCGAGAACGCCACCTTGTTTTTGGCTTACAACAAATGTAAAGAAGGAATATATCTTTTACGGCCTgatgggaaaggaaaagacaaagagTTCAACATGAAGGAAACTGCGTTAGCCGCTGCTGGAGCAGGATTTATCGCGAGTTTCATTCT AACACCTATTGAGCTCATCAAGTGTCGAATGCAAGTGCAAATGCTTGCTCGCGAAGGCGCTTTTGGTGCAGCTTCGGTTGCCGTCCCTGCCCCTGGTATCCACCCTTTTGCCACGACCCCCAACCCTTCTGTTCCCCATGTAGCCCCGCAGCTACGAGCAGCAGCACCCCTTGGTCCTATCGCCCTCATTATCGATACTGTTCGTCAATCAGGCATCCGAGGTCTATGGCTTGGTCAAACAGGTACGCTTCTACGAGAGACAGGTGGCTCGGCTGCGTGGTTTGGGTCTTATGAATGGGCCGCTCGGTGGTTCATGTCTCGACACCAAATCACCATTGGTCGCGAGCGGAAAGCTACCAAGGCTGACCTGGCAGCGGTGGAGCTTATGGCTGCTGGTGCCCTTGCAGGCGTGTCCTACAATGTTGTGCTCTTCCCTGCAGACAGCGTCAAGTCATCGATGCAGACATCTGCGGAACTTAACCCGGATAAGCCACCACCTGGATTCTGGCCCACTGCCAAGAAGATTTGGAGATCCAGAGGGATCAGGGGGATGTACGCTGGGTGTGGTCTGACAGTACTGAGGTCTGCGCCTAGTTCGGCCATGATCTTCTACATTTACACACGGTTAGAGAGCGAATTTGGTGGATTTTTGAATCAATATATTGCATAG
- a CDS encoding fimbrin encodes MQAIKLGKKYPDFKQDEIFDLINKFKQIDVDDKGSLDKATVISALQANGEADYDSARETLKNVNIDASGRVELEDWVQLHSLLKAAKSQPLLEHNKGRISVRGTAGTNAQHTINEDERRSFTDHVNTVLAADKDVGHLLPIPTDTMQLFDECRDGLILCKLINDAVPETIDERVLNKPSVKAGKARPLNAFQMTENNNIVITSAKGIGCSVVNIGPQDLIEGREHLILGLIWQIIRRGLLSKIDIKIHPELYRLLEDEETMEEFLRLPPDQILLRWFNYHLKAAGWHRRVENFTKDVSDGENYTILLNQLKPDQCSKSPLQISDLHKRAEEVLQNADRIGCRRFLTPNSLVNGNPKLNLAFVANLFNTWPGLDPLEETEAPPPVEDFDAEGEREARVFTLWLNSLDVEPGVYNLFEDLKDGTVLLQGFDKVIPGSVIWRRVSKPREGQELSRFKAVENTNYSVDLAKANGMHIVGIQGSDIVDGTRTLVLGLVWQLMRLSINQTLASISKDGKGVTDQDIIKWANETVKKGGKTSTMRSFKDPSLSNAVFFLDLLNGVKPGIVDYSLVTQGVDEEEKRMNAKLAISIARKMGALIFLVPEDIVDVRPRLILTFVGALWSASLNQ; translated from the exons ATGCAAGCCATCAAACTCGGAAAGAAGTATCCCGATTTCAAGCAGGATGAGATCTTTGACCTCATCAACAAGTTCAA GCAAATCGATGTGGATGACAAGGGAAGCTTGGACAAGGCCACTGTCATCTCTGCGCTCCAAGCGAACGGCGAAGCGGATTATGACTCA GCTCGAGAGACCCTCAAAAACGTCAACATCGACGCTTCTGGACGAGTTGAACTGGAAGATTGGGTGCAATTGCACTCATTGTTGAAGGCCGCCAAGAGTCAGCCTCT GCTGGAGCATAACAAAGGTCGTATCTCCGTTCGCGGTACGGCCGGCACAAACGCTCAGCACACTATTaacgaggatgaaagacGGTCTTTCACTGATCACGTTAACACT GTCCTTGCTGCTGATAAGGACGTTGgccaccttcttcctatCCCCACCGACACTATGCAACTGTTCGACGAATGCCGAG ACGGCCTTATCCTCTGTAAACTCATCAATGACGCTGTTCCCGAAACTATTGATGAACGAGTTCTCAACAAGCCCTCAGTCAAAGCCGGCAAGGCCCGTCCACTCAACGCTTTCCAAATGACTGAAAATAACAACATCGTTATCACCTCCGCCAAGGGTATCGGATGCTCTGTAGTCAACATTGGTCCCCAGGACCTTATCGAAGGCAGGGAGCACTTGATTTTGGGTCTGATTTGGCAGATCATCAGAAGAGGTTTGCTCAGCAAGATCGACATCAAGATTCACCCCGAGTTGTACAGAttgttggaagatgaagagaccATGGAGGAATTCTTGAGGTTACCTCCTGATCAGATCTTGTTGAGATGGTTCAATTACCATCTTAAAGCTGCTGGATGGCATAGAAG AGTTGAGAACTTCACTAAAGATGTCTCTGATGGTGAAAACTACACCATCCTCCTTAACCAACTCAAACCCGACCAATGCTCCAAATCCCCTCTTCAGATCTCTGACCTTCATAAGCGTGCTGAAGAGGTACTTCAGAACGCCGATCGAATTGGCTGCCGACGCTTCCTTACTCCCAACTCCCTTGTTAACGGTAACCCCAAGCTTAACTTGGCCTTTGTTGCCAACCTTTTCAACACATGGCCCGGACTTGATCCTCTTGAGGAGACTGAGGCTCCGCCACCTGTGGAGGACTTTGATGCGGAAGGTGAGAGGGAGGCAAGAGTGTTCACTCTTTGGTTGAACTCTTTGGATGTCGAGCCTGGAGTCTACAACTTGTTCGAAGATCTAAAAGACGGAACAGTCTTGTTGCAAGGATTCGACAAGGTCATTCCTGGTTCCGTTATCTGGCGTCGAGTTTCCAAGCCTCGAGAAGGTCAAGAGCTCTCTCGATTCAAGGCCGTCGAGAATACCAATTATTCTGTCGACCTTGCCAAGGCCAACGGCATGCACATTGTTGGTATCCAGGGTTCAGACATTGTCGATGGTACTCGTACTTTGGTCCTTGGTCTCGTGTGGCAACTGATGAGGTTGAGCATCAATCAAACCCTTGCCAGCATTTCGAAAGACGGTAAGGGTGTAACTGATCAGGACATCATCAAATGGGCCAATGAGACGGTTaagaagggagggaagacTTCCACTATGAGGAGCTTCAAAGACCCCAGTCTCTCGAACgctgttttcttcttggacCTTTTGAATGGTGTTAAGCCGGGCATCGTGGATTATTCTTTGGTCACTCAAGGCGtagacgaggaggagaagaggatgaatg CCAAGTTGGCCATTTCTATCGCGCGTAAGATGGGCGCGTTGATTTTCCTTGTGCCAGAAG ATATTGTCGACGTCCGACCTCGACTT ATCCTTACATTCGTTGGTGCACTTTGGAGCGCTTCCTTGAACCAATAA